In a single window of the Streptomyces sp. CGMCC 4.7035 genome:
- a CDS encoding CBS domain-containing protein gives MTTAGDIMHRGAQWIPAHETLDRAAQLMRELNVGALPISDENERLCGILTDRDIVVGCVAMGHDPSRVTAGDMAKGTPRWIEAGADVGEVLEEMQGHQIRRLPVIENKRLVGMISESDLAQNLTDDQLAHWVESVYARTATH, from the coding sequence ATGACCACAGCCGGAGACATCATGCACCGTGGTGCCCAGTGGATCCCCGCCCACGAGACCCTGGACCGCGCCGCCCAGCTGATGCGTGAACTCAACGTCGGTGCGCTGCCCATCAGCGACGAGAACGAACGGCTCTGCGGCATCCTCACCGACCGGGACATCGTCGTCGGCTGCGTGGCCATGGGCCACGACCCCTCGCGCGTGACCGCGGGAGACATGGCCAAGGGCACCCCGCGCTGGATCGAAGCGGGCGCCGATGTCGGCGAAGTGCTCGAGGAGATGCAGGGGCACCAGATCCGCCGGCTTCCCGTCATCGAGAACAAGCGCCTCGTCGGCATGATCAGCGAGTCCGACCTTGCCCAGAACCTGACGGACGATCAGCTCGCCCACTGGGTCGAAAGCGTCTACGCGAGGACCGCGACGCACTGA
- a CDS encoding carbohydrate kinase family protein: MSQALLVVGDVVTDIVARHVGPLAAGTDTAAVIRTLPGGAGANVACWAAHWGCPDVRLLGRVGTEAVAWHERELTASGVRPHLVIDREAPTGTVICLVDAGASAERTFLTDSGASLRLEPGDWSDALLDGVVRLHLSGYLFFSEPSRALATKALEAARARGVPVSLDPASAGFLSGLGVDRFLALAAGVDVLLPSRDEACLLTGLPDPADAAAKLSRLVPLVVAKQGAEGALVAVSGAVRARIPAAPATPRDTTGAGDAFTGAFLATLLAGSKPEEAAAEGCRAGAMAVEKVGARPAKGVR; encoded by the coding sequence GTGAGCCAGGCGCTGCTGGTCGTCGGGGACGTCGTCACGGACATCGTCGCCCGGCACGTCGGTCCGCTCGCGGCGGGCACCGACACGGCCGCCGTCATCCGGACGCTGCCCGGAGGCGCAGGCGCCAACGTGGCGTGCTGGGCGGCCCATTGGGGCTGCCCGGACGTGCGGCTGCTGGGACGGGTGGGCACCGAGGCGGTCGCCTGGCACGAACGGGAGCTGACGGCATCGGGTGTACGGCCCCACCTCGTGATCGATCGCGAGGCGCCCACGGGGACGGTGATCTGCCTGGTGGACGCGGGCGCCTCGGCTGAGCGCACCTTCCTCACGGACAGTGGGGCATCGCTCAGGCTGGAACCCGGTGACTGGTCGGACGCGCTGCTGGACGGCGTCGTACGGCTGCATCTGTCGGGCTATCTGTTCTTCTCCGAGCCGAGCCGGGCGCTGGCGACGAAGGCCCTGGAGGCGGCTCGCGCGCGCGGAGTACCGGTGAGTCTGGATCCGGCCTCGGCGGGGTTTCTCTCCGGGCTGGGCGTGGACCGGTTCCTGGCGCTTGCCGCGGGGGTCGACGTGCTGCTGCCCAGCCGGGACGAGGCGTGTCTGCTGACCGGGCTGCCCGACCCGGCGGACGCGGCGGCCAAGTTGAGCCGCCTTGTCCCCCTGGTGGTGGCCAAGCAGGGCGCGGAGGGAGCGCTGGTGGCCGTGTCGGGGGCGGTACGCGCCCGGATCCCTGCGGCCCCCGCCACCCCTCGGGACACGACGGGCGCCGGCGACGCGTTCACCGGGGCGTTCCTCGCGACGCTGCTCGCGGGGTCGAAACCCGAGGAGGCCGCGGCGGAAGGATGCAGGGCGGGAGCCATGGCGGTGGAGAAGGTGGGAGCCAGACCGGCAAAAGGCGTCCGGTAG
- a CDS encoding nucleoside/nucleotide kinase family protein, with protein sequence MGPVRLEAITWERLGDLLADRLLDLHPDDGSPWPRIAFDGAPAARPGDLARRVSDALRIRGRSSLVVGAEGFLRPASLRFEHGRRDPDSYYDGWLDTGALWREVFGPLEPGGDGRVLPDLWDPVTDRATRSPYAQLPPGSPLLLHGPLLLRHWFPFDLTVHVLLSPGALRRRTPESEHWTLPAFERYEVETDPGAAADVLIRADDPRHPAWNG encoded by the coding sequence ATGGGCCCTGTGCGACTGGAAGCGATCACCTGGGAACGGCTCGGCGACCTCCTCGCCGACCGGCTGCTCGACCTGCACCCCGACGACGGCAGCCCCTGGCCGCGCATCGCCTTCGACGGAGCCCCGGCCGCGCGCCCCGGGGACCTCGCCCGCCGCGTGTCCGACGCGCTGCGGATACGCGGCCGGTCCTCCCTCGTCGTCGGCGCGGAGGGCTTCCTGCGCCCCGCGTCCCTCCGCTTCGAGCACGGCCGCCGGGACCCGGACTCGTACTACGACGGCTGGCTCGACACCGGCGCCCTTTGGCGCGAGGTCTTCGGCCCCCTCGAACCCGGTGGCGACGGCCGAGTCCTGCCCGACCTGTGGGACCCGGTCACCGACCGCGCCACCCGCAGCCCGTACGCCCAACTCCCGCCCGGCAGCCCCCTGTTGCTCCACGGTCCGCTCCTCCTGCGGCACTGGTTCCCCTTCGACCTGACCGTCCACGTACTTCTCTCGCCCGGCGCCCTCCGCCGCCGCACCCCCGAGTCCGAGCACTGGACCCTCCCCGCCTTCGAGCGCTACGAGGTGGAGACGGACCCGGGTGCCGCCGCCGACGTACTGATTCGCGCGGACGACCCGCGGCATCCGGCCTGGAACGGCTGA
- a CDS encoding PPOX class F420-dependent oxidoreductase: MTSSTDSPVHFDDSVRALLDARNFASVATLGRDGAPQNSVVWIKREDDTVLFSSTDGRQKVRNLRRDPRISLSVFDLANPYTSVEIRGIAEILPDDDKRLPHELSHKYLGIDPPAEKDDEVRVIIRVVPRKIVGFSA; encoded by the coding sequence ATGACGTCCTCCACCGACTCCCCGGTCCACTTCGACGACTCCGTCCGCGCTCTCCTCGACGCCAGGAATTTCGCCAGCGTCGCCACTCTCGGCCGCGACGGCGCTCCCCAGAATTCGGTCGTCTGGATCAAGCGCGAGGACGACACCGTCCTCTTCTCTTCCACCGACGGTCGTCAGAAGGTGCGCAACCTACGCCGCGATCCCCGCATCAGCCTCTCGGTCTTCGACCTCGCCAACCCCTATACCTCGGTCGAGATCCGCGGCATCGCCGAGATCCTCCCCGACGACGACAAGCGACTGCCCCACGAGCTCTCGCACAAGTACCTCGGCATCGACCCTCCCGCGGAGAAGGACGACGAGGTCCGTGTGATCATCCGTGTCGTTCCGCGGAAGATCGTGGGCTTCTCGGCCTGA
- the corA gene encoding magnesium/cobalt transporter CorA encodes MSMAGNLRKVTGLGKVGGLRKVARLARRRVRVDLSHPARSPLGSAVVNCVTYQDGVRVPDGRDLVETVERVRKSDDGFVWLGLHEPTSQEFAGIAELFDLHPLAVEDAVEAHQRPKLERYGDTLFAVFKTVCYVDHQELTATSEVVNTGEIMVFIGPSFVITVRHGRHGSLGPLREELEADPQQLAKGPAAVLHAIADHVVDDYLNVTDAVQEDIDQVETDVFAENGARVDPGRIYQLKRELLELKRAVAPLDRPIQELATRPIRVIDPEIQAYFRDVSDHLLRATEQIAAFDELLNSILQAHLAQVSVAQNEDMRRITAWAALIAVPTMVTGVYGMNFEYMPELHWSFGYPLVLVVIGVACLVLYRGFKRNGWL; translated from the coding sequence ATGTCCATGGCAGGGAATCTGCGGAAGGTGACGGGCCTCGGCAAGGTCGGTGGCCTCCGCAAGGTGGCGCGGCTCGCACGACGTCGTGTGCGCGTCGATCTGAGCCACCCCGCCCGGTCGCCATTGGGCTCCGCGGTGGTCAACTGCGTGACGTACCAGGACGGCGTGCGCGTTCCCGACGGCCGAGATCTGGTCGAGACGGTGGAGCGGGTACGCAAGAGTGACGACGGCTTCGTCTGGCTCGGGCTGCACGAGCCGACGAGTCAGGAGTTCGCGGGCATCGCCGAGCTCTTCGACCTGCATCCGCTGGCGGTCGAGGACGCGGTGGAGGCCCATCAGCGCCCGAAGCTGGAGCGGTACGGGGACACGCTGTTCGCGGTCTTCAAGACCGTCTGCTACGTGGATCACCAGGAGTTGACCGCGACGAGCGAGGTGGTGAACACCGGCGAGATCATGGTGTTCATCGGTCCATCGTTCGTCATCACCGTGCGGCACGGCCGGCACGGTTCGCTCGGCCCGCTGCGCGAGGAGCTGGAGGCCGACCCGCAGCAGCTGGCGAAGGGCCCCGCCGCGGTGCTGCACGCGATCGCGGACCATGTCGTGGACGATTATCTGAACGTCACGGACGCGGTGCAGGAGGACATCGACCAGGTCGAGACGGATGTGTTCGCGGAGAACGGCGCGCGGGTGGATCCGGGCCGCATCTACCAGCTCAAGCGTGAACTCCTGGAGCTGAAGCGCGCTGTGGCGCCACTGGACCGCCCCATCCAGGAGCTGGCCACCCGGCCGATCCGGGTGATCGACCCGGAGATACAGGCGTACTTCCGGGACGTCTCCGACCATCTGCTGCGCGCCACCGAGCAGATAGCGGCCTTCGACGAACTGCTCAACTCGATCCTGCAGGCGCATCTCGCGCAGGTGAGCGTCGCGCAGAACGAGGACATGCGGAGGATCACGGCCTGGGCAGCACTGATCGCGGTGCCGACCATGGTGACCGGTGTGTACGGCATGAACTTCGAGTACATGCCGGAGCTGCACTGGAGCTTCGGTTATCCACTGGTCCTGGTCGTGATAGGCGTCGCCTGTCTCGTCCTGTACCGGGGCTTCAAGCGCAACGGCTGGCTGTGA
- a CDS encoding methylated-DNA--[protein]-cysteine S-methyltransferase codes for MDSLGQYEQQVVWTVVATDIGPLLLAATHDGLVNVVFHATDAVRDRALERLAARLGTEPVEDPGSPLLAEAIRQVTAYFAGERHDFELPLDWSLITGFNRQVLRELASGVPYGTVVGYGDLAGRVGQPGAAQAVGVAMGSNPLPVVVPCHRVVESHGGIGGFGGGLETKRKLLALEGVLPEPLF; via the coding sequence ATGGACAGTCTTGGGCAGTACGAGCAGCAGGTGGTGTGGACCGTCGTCGCCACGGACATCGGTCCCCTGCTGCTGGCCGCCACGCACGACGGCCTGGTGAACGTGGTGTTCCACGCGACGGACGCCGTGCGCGACAGGGCGCTGGAGCGGCTCGCCGCCCGGCTCGGCACAGAGCCCGTGGAGGACCCCGGCTCCCCGCTCCTGGCCGAGGCGATACGCCAGGTGACGGCTTACTTCGCGGGTGAGCGCCACGACTTCGAGCTGCCCTTGGACTGGTCCCTGATCACCGGGTTCAACCGCCAGGTGCTGCGCGAGCTGGCGTCCGGCGTGCCGTACGGCACGGTGGTCGGGTACGGCGACCTGGCCGGCCGGGTCGGCCAGCCGGGCGCCGCCCAGGCCGTGGGTGTGGCGATGGGCTCGAACCCGTTGCCGGTGGTGGTGCCGTGCCACCGGGTGGTCGAGAGCCACGGCGGCATCGGCGGGTTCGGGGGCGGGCTGGAGACCAAGCGGAAACTCCTGGCGCTCGAAGGGGTGCTGCCGGAGCCGTTGTTCTGA
- a CDS encoding pseudouridine-5'-phosphate glycosidase, protein MLVVSEEVREALAARRPVVALESTIIAHGLPRPRNLQVALELEDVVRQEGAVPATIAILDGRAHVGLDKEQVERVANEDGIRKLGHRDLPLAVAAGVSGATTVSATALLASLAGVRVFATGGLGGVHREWTVTQDESADLGLLARTRITVVCAGVKSILDVPATLQRLETLGVAVAGYGTDRFPGFYLSDSGYPVDWTLESPAQVAQVMRAQDALGGPESALIVAHPVPEEEQLDPELHARVLADALRACEEEGVTGQAVTPFLLDYLVRHTDGASLSANLAAVRGNVRLAARVAAAWVEA, encoded by the coding sequence GTGCTGGTGGTGTCCGAAGAGGTACGGGAGGCGCTCGCCGCGCGCCGACCGGTGGTGGCTCTGGAGTCGACGATCATCGCGCACGGGCTGCCGCGTCCACGCAATCTCCAGGTCGCGCTGGAACTGGAGGACGTCGTACGGCAGGAGGGCGCCGTACCGGCGACGATCGCCATTCTGGACGGACGGGCCCATGTCGGCCTGGACAAGGAGCAGGTGGAGCGGGTCGCGAACGAGGACGGGATCCGCAAGCTGGGGCATCGCGATCTGCCACTCGCGGTGGCGGCGGGCGTGAGCGGGGCGACGACCGTGTCCGCGACGGCACTGCTGGCCTCCCTCGCGGGCGTTCGGGTGTTCGCCACGGGCGGGCTCGGCGGGGTCCATCGGGAGTGGACGGTGACCCAGGACGAGTCCGCGGACCTGGGTCTGCTGGCGCGGACCCGGATCACGGTGGTGTGCGCGGGGGTGAAGTCGATCCTGGACGTGCCGGCGACGCTGCAGCGCCTGGAGACGCTGGGCGTGGCGGTGGCCGGGTACGGCACGGACCGCTTCCCCGGCTTCTACCTCTCCGACTCCGGGTATCCGGTCGACTGGACACTGGAGTCGCCGGCGCAGGTGGCGCAGGTCATGCGCGCGCAGGACGCACTCGGCGGTCCGGAGTCGGCGCTCATCGTCGCCCATCCGGTCCCGGAGGAGGAGCAGCTCGATCCCGAGCTCCACGCGCGCGTGCTCGCCGACGCGCTGCGCGCGTGCGAGGAGGAGGGTGTCACCGGTCAGGCGGTCACGCCGTTCCTGCTCGACTATCTGGTACGGCACACCGACGGGGCCTCGCTGAGCGCGAATCTGGCGGCCGTGCGCGGCAACGTGCGGCTGGCGGCGCGGGTCGCCGCGGCCTGGGTGGAGGCGTGA